The bacterium nucleotide sequence GGGCAAGCTTTTGATAAAGTGGTGTGATTTGCGCAAGATAAATTAGCTCGCTTGGGCCTGCAATATAACAAGCGGGCTTTAAAATTGTATCTTGAATTAAAGGTCTTAAAAGTGCAGAAGCGCTAACTTGCTCAGGGCTGTTACGAATAAATTCGGCAAGCTCACTTTGAGATATTTTTTTCAGCTTGTTGTTTCCAAGAAAGCGGTAGTTACTTCCAGCACGCTCCACTCGATAGCGATTCCCTGCGACACCTTCTGGATGAATAAAGAACAGCGGGGAACCGGAGCGAATGCGCACTTGTGGTTCAAGCCCCACACCACGCATTGCTTCAGCTTGCATTAGTGCCAAATGTGAGAATTCTTCACTATAGCTAAAAGCGTCAGAATAAATTGCGGCAATTGAAGTTTTGATTTCGCGGTTTGAAAAATCGCGCGGGTCGAAAAAATCTAGGGCTTGGTCTTGATATAAGTCTTTTAAGGTTGAGCTAAAGGCGTCAGCAATAGAATTGCCTGCAAGGTAGTGGCGTTGAATTAACTCAAGTGCAAATTGTGCGTGAGGAAGATGGGAAATATTTGCCGCGAGCGCATCAATCAATTCTGTCACTTCGTCACCAAGGACTTGATATTTGACGGAAGGTTGACCGAGGCGCTGTGCTAATTCAAGCGTGACGACTTGGTTCTGTTGATTGAGAACTTTTACGCTGCGGATTTCATCAAAATCGTGATCTTCACTTTGAACCCAAAGTAGCGGGCGGATTGTTCTACCTGTTTCTTGACTAAGCGCATGGGCCACAGCGATTGCCGAAGCAATTTTATATAATAAAAAAACTGGTCCCAGAAATAATCCAGTTTGTTGGCCAGTCACGACAGTGTTGGAGTTTTGGGTGAGTGCCGAGGCCTTACGGATCTTTTTGTCATAGGGATTTGTGCCCATGATTTCTAAGGATGCTTGGTCGCAGCCTAAATATTTACTGATGAAGTTTTGCATTTAAAGTCGACTATTCTGTGATGATT carries:
- the bshC gene encoding bacillithiol biosynthesis BshC encodes the protein MQNFISKYLGCDQASLEIMGTNPYDKKIRKASALTQNSNTVVTGQQTGLFLGPVFLLYKIASAIAVAHALSQETGRTIRPLLWVQSEDHDFDEIRSVKVLNQQNQVVTLELAQRLGQPSVKYQVLGDEVTELIDALAANISHLPHAQFALELIQRHYLAGNSIADAFSSTLKDLYQDQALDFFDPRDFSNREIKTSIAAIYSDAFSYSEEFSHLALMQAEAMRGVGLEPQVRIRSGSPLFFIHPEGVAGNRYRVERAGSNYRFLGNNKLKKISQSELAEFIRNSPEQVSASALLRPLIQDTILKPACYIAGPSELIYLAQITPLYQKLALQRSMPVLRNSFYCPEIKGFEAESQERELAAIYFLAKYGKSFLERILSLSNPFETELKIKNL